Proteins from a genomic interval of Stenotrophomonas sp. WZN-1:
- a CDS encoding response regulator transcription factor, with product MRILLAEDDAALAQRLVPLLEQAGYVVHVVADGRQAEEIGQIEDLQAAIVDLGLPGLDGLSVIERWRGNGRSFPVLVLTARGRWHDKLAGFDAGADDYLTKPFQADELVLRLRALIRRSHGHASPRLHCGPLQLDVNAGRFELDGQALPLSPQEFRLLSYFIHHSGQVIGRDRLGEQVFEGGHDPDSNALDVLLGRVRRKLGIDLIQTVRGQGWRLAAP from the coding sequence ATGCGCATCCTGTTGGCCGAAGACGATGCCGCACTGGCACAGCGCCTGGTTCCCCTGCTGGAACAGGCGGGTTACGTAGTGCACGTGGTTGCCGACGGTCGCCAGGCCGAGGAGATCGGCCAGATCGAAGACCTGCAGGCGGCTATCGTCGATCTGGGCCTGCCCGGGCTGGACGGATTGAGCGTGATCGAGCGCTGGCGCGGCAATGGCCGCAGCTTTCCGGTGCTGGTGCTGACCGCACGCGGGCGCTGGCACGACAAGCTGGCCGGCTTCGATGCCGGTGCCGACGATTACCTCACCAAACCCTTCCAGGCCGACGAACTGGTGCTGCGCCTGCGGGCCCTGATCCGCCGCAGCCATGGCCACGCCAGCCCGCGCCTGCACTGCGGCCCGCTGCAGCTGGACGTCAACGCCGGCCGCTTCGAGCTGGATGGGCAGGCGCTGCCGCTTAGCCCGCAGGAGTTCCGCCTGCTCAGCTACTTCATCCATCACAGCGGCCAGGTGATCGGTCGCGATCGCTTGGGCGAACAGGTGTTCGAGGGCGGCCACGACCCGGACTCCAATGCACTGGACGTGCTGCTCGGACGCGTGCGCCGCAAGCTCGGCATCGACCTGATCCAGACCGTGCGCGGCCAGGGCTGGCGGCTGGCCGCGCCATGA
- a CDS encoding RIO1 family regulatory kinase/ATPase, whose protein sequence is MYLPALPPSSCGNDAASPLLLKRGERFLAPDVYRTCLDGREAVIKDYSRYRGTPVSLIARLMVRREARILQRLGGWKHAPALLGTLGGLALGMEFIPGQTLSSAQAVGNEVFEQLQHALSRLHAAGITHNDLHGTNVVVSGGVPVLLDFTSAWRAPRWLRRNPLSRQMRRSDMKNLLKIRQRVTGQAPSAAQAALVADPGWVAAVRQGWKRFYKWAKRR, encoded by the coding sequence ATGTATCTTCCTGCCCTGCCCCCCTCCTCCTGCGGCAATGACGCCGCCTCCCCGCTGCTGCTCAAGCGCGGCGAGCGTTTCCTGGCCCCCGACGTCTACCGCACCTGCCTGGACGGGCGCGAGGCGGTCATCAAGGACTATTCCCGCTATCGCGGCACTCCCGTTTCGCTGATCGCGCGGCTGATGGTGCGCCGTGAAGCACGCATTCTGCAGCGCCTGGGCGGCTGGAAGCATGCTCCCGCGCTGCTCGGCACCCTGGGCGGCCTGGCACTGGGCATGGAATTCATTCCCGGCCAGACGCTCAGCAGCGCACAGGCCGTCGGCAATGAGGTGTTCGAGCAGCTACAGCACGCGCTCAGCCGCCTGCATGCCGCCGGCATCACCCACAACGACCTGCATGGCACCAACGTGGTGGTCAGTGGCGGCGTGCCGGTACTGCTGGACTTCACCTCCGCCTGGCGCGCCCCGCGCTGGCTACGCCGCAACCCACTGAGCCGGCAGATGCGCCGCAGCGACATGAAGAACCTGCTGAAGATCCGCCAGCGCGTGACCGGCCAGGCGCCGAGTGCCGCGCAGGCCGCACTGGTGGCCGACCCGGGCTGGGTCGCCGCCGTGCGGCAGGGCTGGAAGCGGTTCTATAAGTGGGCGAAGCGTCGTTAA
- a CDS encoding lipocalin family protein codes for MTDHPPLKTVADLKLPRYLGTWYEIARLPMRHEPEGCTDVSAHYTLLDNGNVGVTNRCRMDGEIEEASGEACAVDNDSARLEVSFLPKGLRWLPFAKGDYWVIQIAPDYSVSLVGSPDRKYMWLLAREPRLDATVQDHYLAAARLQGFDLSELIQTPHTGHPTA; via the coding sequence ATGACCGACCATCCGCCGCTGAAGACCGTCGCCGACCTCAAGCTGCCCCGCTACCTGGGCACCTGGTACGAGATCGCGCGCCTGCCCATGCGCCACGAGCCAGAGGGCTGCACCGACGTGTCGGCGCACTACACCCTGCTCGACAACGGCAACGTCGGCGTCACCAACCGCTGCCGCATGGACGGCGAGATCGAGGAAGCCAGCGGCGAGGCTTGTGCCGTCGACAACGACAGCGCGCGCCTGGAAGTGAGCTTCCTGCCCAAGGGCCTGCGCTGGCTGCCGTTCGCCAAGGGCGACTACTGGGTGATCCAGATCGCCCCGGACTACAGCGTCTCGCTGGTCGGCAGCCCGGATCGCAAGTACATGTGGCTGCTGGCGCGCGAGCCGCGCCTGGACGCGACCGTGCAGGACCATTATCTGGCCGCAGCCCGCCTGCAGGGCTTCGATCTGTCCGAACTGATCCAGACCCCGCATACCGGCCACCCGACCGCCTGA
- a CDS encoding DUF6122 family protein, with protein MSARAIFHLFLHAAVPALLAWLFWRKRFASAWLLMLLGWIIDLDHLLADPIYAPNRCSIGFHPLHTAPAIAVYAGLCVPKKTRLVGIGLIIHIVLDAIDCWWMHHR; from the coding sequence ATGAGCGCGCGCGCGATCTTCCACCTGTTCCTGCATGCCGCCGTGCCAGCGCTGCTGGCATGGCTGTTCTGGCGCAAGCGCTTCGCCTCGGCCTGGCTGCTGATGCTGCTGGGGTGGATCATCGACCTGGACCACCTGCTGGCCGATCCGATCTATGCACCGAACCGCTGCAGCATCGGGTTCCACCCGCTGCACACCGCACCGGCCATCGCGGTCTATGCCGGGCTGTGCGTGCCGAAGAAGACGCGGTTGGTAGGCATCGGTTTGATCATCCACATCGTGCTGGACGCGATTGACTGCTGGTGGATGCATCACCGGTGA
- the speE gene encoding polyamine aminopropyltransferase, which translates to MTDSNNWYIEHFERTGSAIGYRITGKLDEVQSPFQKIEIFQTTDWGNLMTIDGAIMLTSKDNFFYHEMISHPVLFTHAAPKRVVIIGGGDCGTLREVLKHTGVESVTQCDIDEQVTVMARKHFPELCDSNDDARAELLFDDGVAYMANCPAGSVDVVIVDSTDPVGPGEGLFNKAFYESCFKALKDDGILVQQSESPLMQLDLINEMRTEMGKAGFGSFKTLPFPQPCYPTGWWSVTMARKGDSSFDFRQADSAAKTFNTLYYTAALHTGVLVTPPFVQAALKG; encoded by the coding sequence ATGACTGACAGCAACAACTGGTACATCGAACACTTCGAGCGCACCGGCTCGGCCATCGGCTACCGCATCACCGGCAAGCTGGACGAGGTGCAGTCGCCGTTCCAGAAGATCGAGATCTTCCAGACCACCGACTGGGGCAACCTGATGACCATCGATGGGGCCATCATGCTGACCAGCAAGGACAACTTCTTCTACCACGAGATGATCAGCCACCCGGTGCTGTTCACCCACGCCGCGCCCAAGCGCGTGGTGATCATCGGTGGCGGCGACTGCGGCACCCTGCGCGAAGTGCTCAAGCACACCGGCGTGGAGAGCGTGACCCAGTGCGATATCGACGAGCAGGTCACCGTGATGGCGCGCAAGCACTTCCCGGAACTGTGCGACTCCAACGACGACGCCCGCGCCGAGCTGCTGTTCGACGACGGCGTGGCCTACATGGCCAACTGCCCGGCGGGCAGCGTGGACGTGGTGATCGTCGATTCGACCGACCCGGTCGGCCCGGGCGAAGGCCTGTTCAACAAGGCCTTCTACGAGAGCTGCTTCAAGGCCCTGAAGGACGACGGCATCCTGGTGCAGCAGTCCGAATCGCCGCTGATGCAGCTGGACCTGATCAACGAGATGCGCACCGAGATGGGCAAGGCCGGCTTCGGCTCGTTCAAGACCCTGCCGTTCCCGCAGCCGTGCTACCCCACCGGCTGGTGGAGCGTGACCATGGCGCGCAAGGGCGACAGCAGCTTCGACTTCCGCCAGGCCGACTCGGCCGCCAAGACCTTCAACACCCTGTACTACACCGCCGCGCTGCACACCGGCGTGCTGGTGACCCCGCCGTTCGTGCAGGCGGCGCTGAAGGGCTGA
- a CDS encoding aspartyl/asparaginyl beta-hydroxylase domain-containing protein — MIKIVIAALFVACVLYIHFRGKVRARWSRQLLDHSSFMAPINVVMYMFSKVPTTPFLDPAKEFPQLEPLRQNWQMIRDEALALRDAQKIAASSTFNDAGFNSFFRRGWKRFYLKWYGPSHPSAKAMCPKTTALLESLPDVRAAMFAQLPSGSELRPHRDPFAGSLRLHLGLATPNNDGCYIEVDGIKKSWRDGEWMMFDETYIHHAHNETPDDRVILFCDIARPLRFGLPGLFNRAVAATLLAGGASPNLPGDPTGGVNKAFGSVYKVRLKAKALRERSVVAYQLIKWGLVVAVIAGIWAL; from the coding sequence ATCATCAAAATCGTCATTGCAGCGCTGTTCGTGGCCTGCGTGCTGTACATCCACTTCCGTGGCAAGGTCCGCGCGCGCTGGTCGCGCCAGCTGCTGGACCACTCCAGTTTCATGGCCCCGATCAACGTGGTCATGTACATGTTCTCGAAGGTGCCGACCACGCCGTTCCTGGACCCAGCCAAGGAGTTCCCGCAGCTGGAGCCGCTGCGCCAGAACTGGCAGATGATCCGCGACGAGGCGCTGGCGCTGCGCGATGCGCAGAAGATCGCCGCCTCCAGCACGTTCAACGATGCCGGCTTCAATTCGTTCTTCCGTCGTGGCTGGAAGCGCTTCTACCTGAAGTGGTATGGCCCGTCGCACCCGTCGGCGAAGGCGATGTGCCCCAAGACCACCGCGCTGCTGGAGTCGCTGCCGGACGTGCGCGCGGCGATGTTCGCGCAGCTGCCGTCGGGCAGCGAACTGCGCCCGCACCGCGACCCGTTCGCCGGTTCGCTGCGCCTGCACCTGGGCCTGGCCACGCCCAACAACGACGGGTGCTACATCGAAGTGGACGGCATCAAGAAGAGCTGGCGCGATGGTGAGTGGATGATGTTCGACGAGACCTACATCCACCACGCGCACAACGAGACGCCGGATGATCGCGTGATCCTGTTCTGCGACATCGCCCGCCCGCTGCGCTTCGGCCTGCCGGGGCTGTTCAATCGTGCAGTGGCGGCCACGCTGCTGGCCGGTGGTGCCTCGCCGAACCTGCCGGGTGACCCGACCGGTGGCGTCAACAAGGCCTTCGGCAGCGTCTACAAGGTGCGCCTGAAGGCCAAGGCACTGCGCGAGCGCAGCGTGGTTGCCTACCAGCTGATCAAGTGGGGCCTGGTGGTGGCGGTGATTGCGGGTATCTGGGCGCTTTGA
- a CDS encoding PepSY domain-containing protein, with amino-acid sequence MLKSLTLATVVALVIAPAAQAAPLGMAQVEQTLRKAGYTQIHEIERDDGLWEADVSRANGRFSEVYVDPKTGEIFDEHSKRALLTTEQVLARAQAHGLREIHSLERDGATWSLEARNARNQKVEVRLSGYDGRILHSERDGWLD; translated from the coding sequence ATGTTGAAGTCGCTCACCCTCGCCACCGTCGTCGCCCTTGTGATTGCTCCCGCCGCACAGGCCGCACCGCTGGGCATGGCCCAGGTCGAACAGACCCTGCGCAAGGCCGGTTACACCCAGATCCACGAGATCGAACGCGATGACGGCCTGTGGGAAGCCGACGTGAGCCGCGCCAACGGTCGCTTCAGTGAGGTCTACGTGGACCCGAAGACCGGCGAGATCTTCGATGAGCACAGCAAGCGCGCACTGTTGACCACCGAGCAGGTGCTGGCCCGGGCGCAGGCGCATGGCCTGCGTGAGATCCATTCGCTGGAACGCGATGGTGCGACCTGGTCGCTGGAAGCGCGCAATGCCCGCAACCAGAAGGTGGAAGTGCGCCTGAGCGGTTATGACGGCCGCATCCTGCACAGCGAGCGCGATGGCTGGCTGGATTGA
- a CDS encoding sensor histidine kinase has protein sequence MNRQPSLRRRLLLAGGVGLLLVSLLASALLGELFKRSARDRLDHELQQDMLTLLAQAEVDPEGQLRLRQEPNDARFQRVFSGAYWQIAGADGRVLLQSRSLWDETLPAPAAGPATRNLPGPLQQSLRARVQQVRLPRASEPFVAVVATDRSALDADVAAFRKRTAIALGVLVAAWLAVLASQVHFGLRPLHRLGAQLERVRRGDAQRIDTQGLGAEVAPLGEELNALLEHQQRMVARARTSAQDLAHALKTPLSVLATEADGDGADWRVTVREQSARMQASVDRYLAAGLAADHRQRTNVLAVAQSMCRLMERVHGERGIAFTAADIDPALQFAGASADLEEMLGNLLDNAGRWAQQQATVEAETSEGQLRIEVRDDGPGLAADALERVTQRGVRLDEREGSSGLGLAIIGDIAASYGGRVALENAQPGLRATLWLPVA, from the coding sequence ATGAACCGGCAACCCTCACTGCGGCGGCGCCTGCTGCTGGCGGGCGGCGTCGGCCTGCTGCTGGTCTCGCTGCTGGCCAGTGCGCTGCTGGGCGAACTGTTCAAGCGCAGCGCGCGCGACCGCCTCGACCACGAACTGCAGCAGGACATGCTGACCCTGCTGGCGCAGGCCGAAGTAGACCCGGAGGGGCAGCTGCGGCTGCGCCAGGAACCGAATGACGCGCGCTTCCAGCGCGTGTTCTCCGGGGCCTATTGGCAGATCGCCGGCGCCGATGGCCGCGTGCTGCTGCAGTCGCGCTCGCTGTGGGATGAAACCCTGCCGGCGCCGGCTGCCGGGCCGGCTACGCGCAATCTGCCCGGACCGCTGCAGCAATCCCTGCGTGCACGCGTGCAGCAGGTTCGGCTGCCACGCGCCAGCGAACCGTTCGTGGCGGTGGTCGCCACCGACCGCAGCGCGCTGGATGCGGATGTTGCCGCGTTCCGTAAGCGCACCGCCATCGCCCTGGGCGTACTGGTTGCGGCGTGGCTGGCGGTGCTGGCCAGCCAGGTGCACTTCGGCCTGCGTCCATTGCATCGCCTCGGTGCACAGCTGGAACGGGTGCGGCGCGGCGACGCGCAGCGCATCGATACACAGGGGCTGGGTGCGGAGGTCGCACCGCTGGGCGAGGAGCTCAACGCGCTGCTGGAGCATCAGCAACGCATGGTCGCGCGCGCTCGCACCAGTGCACAGGATCTGGCGCATGCGCTGAAAACCCCGCTGAGCGTGCTGGCCACTGAGGCCGACGGCGACGGCGCGGACTGGCGCGTCACCGTACGCGAGCAGAGTGCGCGCATGCAGGCCAGTGTCGACCGTTACCTGGCCGCAGGGCTGGCCGCCGACCATCGCCAGCGCACCAACGTGTTGGCAGTCGCACAGTCGATGTGCCGGCTGATGGAACGCGTGCATGGCGAACGTGGCATTGCGTTCACGGCCGCGGATATCGATCCGGCGTTGCAGTTCGCCGGTGCCAGTGCGGATCTGGAAGAGATGCTGGGCAACCTGCTGGACAACGCCGGGCGCTGGGCGCAACAGCAGGCCACTGTCGAAGCGGAAACCAGCGAAGGGCAGTTGCGCATCGAAGTGCGCGACGACGGCCCCGGGCTGGCCGCCGACGCGCTGGAGCGGGTCACCCAGCGTGGTGTGCGGCTGGATGAGCGCGAGGGCAGCAGTGGGCTGGGGCTGGCGATCATAGGTGATATCGCCGCCAGTTATGGTGGACGCGTGGCGCTGGAGAATGCGCAGCCGGGCCTGCGCGCAACGTTGTGGTTGCCGGTGGCGTAA
- a CDS encoding PepSY domain-containing protein, translating into MLSTLPLLLALANAPIAAAPVQDPAQQVARRAVQQGRYVPLESVVRDALKRYPGQLLEVELDDGVYEVEILRGDGVVVELDYDARSGKLLKTELDD; encoded by the coding sequence ATGCTCTCCACCCTGCCCCTGCTGCTGGCCCTGGCCAACGCCCCGATCGCCGCCGCGCCCGTCCAGGACCCGGCGCAGCAGGTCGCGCGCCGCGCTGTGCAGCAGGGCCGCTACGTGCCGCTGGAAAGCGTGGTGCGCGATGCACTCAAGCGCTACCCGGGCCAGCTGCTGGAAGTGGAACTGGACGACGGCGTCTACGAAGTGGAAATCCTGCGCGGCGACGGCGTAGTGGTGGAGCTGGACTATGATGCGCGCAGCGGAAAGCTGCTGAAGACGGAGCTCGACGACTGA
- a CDS encoding P-II family nitrogen regulator gives MKMVMAVIKPFKLDDVREALAERGVTGITVTEVKGFGRQKGHTELYRGAEYVVDFLPKVKLEVAVTDDQVEAVVEAIVKAAGTGKIGDGKVFVYDLGSVVRIRTGELDADAL, from the coding sequence ATGAAGATGGTCATGGCGGTGATCAAGCCGTTCAAGCTCGACGACGTGCGCGAAGCGCTGGCCGAGCGTGGGGTCACTGGGATCACGGTGACGGAAGTGAAGGGCTTTGGTCGCCAGAAGGGCCATACCGAGCTGTACCGTGGCGCCGAGTATGTGGTCGATTTCCTGCCGAAGGTGAAGCTGGAAGTGGCGGTGACCGATGACCAGGTTGAGGCCGTGGTTGAGGCGATCGTGAAGGCCGCCGGCACCGGGAAGATTGGTGACGGCAAGGTGTTCGTGTACGACCTGGGCAGCGTGGTGCGTATTCGTACCGGTGAGCTGGACGCGGACGCGCTGTAA
- the speA gene encoding arginine decarboxylase translates to MTDWSLDQARKTYSIPHWADGYFDVDQAGHMVVRPTGADGPVVSLPKVVDAARAAGAKLPLLVRFPDILGQRLGKLQAAFGQAQQDWEYSGGYTAVYPIKVNQTRGVAGTLASHHGEGFGLEAGSKPELMAVLALSRPGGLIVCNGYKDREYIRLALIGRKLGLQTFIVIEKPSELKLVLEESKALDVKPGLGVRMRLASLGAGKWQNSGGDKAKFGLSPRQLLDLWKSLRDTEYADCLNLLHFHMGSQISNVRDIANGMREATRYFVELSRLGAKITHVDVGGGLGVDYEGTRSRSFCSINYGLHSYASNIVQPLANACEEFGLTPPRIVTECGRAMTAHHAVLIANVSEVEEAQEGRVPDQHDDEPAAIRHLREIHDELDVRPAVELFQEAQHFHAEGLASYALGQIDLPQRARIDDLFYAIAHGVRARLSYDEKSHRPVLDELNERLVDKYFVNFSVFESIPDVWAIDQVFPIVPIERLDETPDRRGIIADMTCDSDGMVETYVENESLDSSLPLHKMKPGESYRIGFFMVGAYQEILGDIHNLFGDTDAVEVLADADGYAITQQRRGDTTDVMLDYVGYRLDELRATYAQRVAEAQLSPERAQELSEALEAGLTGYTYLSDEPLV, encoded by the coding sequence ATGACCGATTGGTCCCTCGACCAAGCCCGCAAGACCTACTCGATCCCGCATTGGGCGGACGGTTACTTCGACGTGGATCAGGCCGGGCACATGGTGGTGAGACCGACCGGGGCGGACGGCCCGGTGGTATCGCTGCCCAAGGTGGTGGACGCGGCCCGTGCGGCCGGCGCCAAGCTGCCGCTGCTGGTGCGCTTCCCGGACATCCTCGGCCAGCGCCTGGGCAAGCTGCAGGCGGCCTTCGGCCAGGCCCAGCAGGACTGGGAGTACAGCGGCGGCTACACCGCCGTGTACCCGATCAAGGTCAACCAGACCCGCGGCGTGGCCGGCACCCTGGCCAGCCACCACGGCGAGGGCTTCGGCCTGGAAGCGGGCAGCAAGCCCGAGCTGATGGCCGTGCTGGCGCTGTCGCGCCCCGGTGGCCTGATCGTCTGCAACGGCTACAAGGACCGCGAGTACATCCGCCTGGCCCTGATCGGCCGCAAGCTGGGCCTGCAGACCTTCATCGTCATCGAGAAGCCGTCCGAGCTGAAGCTGGTGCTGGAAGAGTCCAAGGCGCTGGACGTGAAGCCGGGCCTGGGCGTGCGCATGCGCCTGGCCTCGCTGGGCGCCGGCAAGTGGCAGAACAGCGGTGGCGACAAGGCCAAGTTCGGCCTGTCGCCGCGCCAGCTGCTGGACCTGTGGAAGTCGCTGCGTGACACCGAGTACGCCGACTGCCTGAACCTGCTGCACTTCCACATGGGCTCGCAGATCTCCAACGTACGCGACATCGCCAATGGCATGCGCGAAGCGACCCGCTACTTCGTGGAGCTGTCGCGCCTGGGCGCGAAGATCACCCACGTCGATGTGGGCGGTGGCCTGGGCGTGGATTACGAAGGCACCCGTTCGCGCAGCTTCTGCTCGATCAACTACGGCCTGCATTCCTATGCCAGCAACATCGTGCAGCCGCTGGCCAATGCCTGCGAAGAGTTCGGCCTGACCCCGCCGCGCATCGTCACCGAGTGCGGCCGCGCGATGACCGCGCACCACGCGGTGCTGATCGCCAATGTCTCGGAAGTGGAGGAGGCGCAGGAAGGCCGCGTGCCGGACCAGCACGACGACGAGCCGGCGGCGATCCGCCACCTGCGCGAGATCCACGACGAGCTGGACGTGCGCCCGGCGGTGGAGCTGTTCCAGGAAGCACAGCATTTCCACGCCGAAGGCCTGGCCAGCTACGCGCTGGGCCAGATCGACCTGCCGCAGCGTGCGCGCATCGACGATCTGTTCTACGCCATCGCCCACGGCGTGCGTGCGCGCCTGAGCTACGACGAGAAGAGCCATCGCCCGGTGCTGGACGAACTGAACGAGCGCCTGGTCGACAAGTACTTCGTCAACTTCAGCGTGTTCGAATCGATCCCGGACGTGTGGGCGATAGACCAGGTGTTCCCGATCGTGCCGATCGAGCGCCTGGACGAAACCCCGGACCGTCGCGGCATCATCGCCGACATGACCTGCGACTCGGACGGCATGGTGGAAACCTATGTCGAGAACGAGAGCCTGGACAGCTCGCTGCCGCTGCACAAGATGAAGCCGGGCGAGAGCTACCGCATCGGCTTCTTCATGGTCGGCGCCTACCAGGAAATCCTGGGCGACATCCACAACCTGTTCGGCGATACCGACGCGGTGGAAGTGCTGGCCGATGCCGATGGTTATGCCATCACCCAGCAGCGCCGCGGCGACACCACCGACGTGATGCTGGATTACGTGGGTTACCGCCTGGACGAGCTGCGCGCCACCTATGCGCAGCGCGTGGCCGAGGCGCAACTGTCGCCGGAACGCGCGCAGGAGTTGTCGGAGGCGCTGGAGGCCGGCCTGACCGGTTACACCTACCTGTCCGACGAACCGCTGGTCTGA
- the arr gene encoding NAD(+)--rifampin ADP-ribosyltransferase, producing MAQDTEWTPVSHDTCHQVAGPFYHGTRADLAVGELLSAGFRSNYRHSVVMNHIYFTTIAKGAGLAAEMAKGEGRPRVYVVEPTGPFEDDPNVTNKKFPGNPTRSYRSAQPLRVVGEIVEWELYDAEFVRQLRAFVASGSGEIIN from the coding sequence ATGGCGCAGGACACCGAATGGACACCCGTTTCGCATGACACCTGCCACCAGGTTGCCGGGCCGTTCTACCACGGCACCCGCGCTGATCTGGCGGTGGGCGAGTTGCTGAGTGCGGGCTTCCGCTCCAACTATCGCCACAGCGTGGTGATGAACCACATCTACTTCACCACGATTGCCAAGGGCGCCGGGCTGGCTGCGGAGATGGCCAAAGGTGAGGGGCGGCCGCGCGTGTATGTGGTGGAGCCGACCGGGCCGTTTGAAGACGACCCGAACGTGACCAACAAGAAGTTTCCCGGGAACCCGACGCGGTCGTATCGGAGTGCGCAGCCGTTGCGTGTGGTTGGGGAGATTGTGGAGTGGGAGCTGTATGACGCGGAATTCGTTCGGCAGTTGAGGGCGTTTGTTGCTTCGGGGAGTGGGGAGATCATCAACTGA
- a CDS encoding FAD-dependent oxidoreductase — protein sequence MDLKSGYPWWAIRNGLIQAFPPLEKDLRCDVLVVGGGITGALIADELSRHGHDVAVIEQRDIGWGSTAASTALLQYEIDTHLLELTERYGQDAAALAYRACAEAIPALAEVARGVKDVDFQRMDSLYLASRHRDVPRLMAEGDARRGIGLDARWLGPEALRERFDVDAGGALLTRQAARVDPYRLTYALLQRVRRRGGNVHDRTVLHTLTRSARGVTADTEGGATVHARHVVLAMGYANQAWLQQRVARNRSSYAFITDPIDADVLGRLRNTMVWESARPYLYLRATGDRRLLVGGLDDAIDIPARRDRRVQRKADKLMKQLLHWFPRLDPVPAFSWAGTFAETADGLPFFGPHAQWGPRVHFAMAYGGNGITYSMIGAQVLRARIERRKHALEGLFGFGRL from the coding sequence ATGGACCTGAAAAGTGGCTACCCGTGGTGGGCCATACGCAACGGACTGATCCAGGCGTTCCCGCCGCTGGAAAAGGACCTGCGCTGCGACGTGCTGGTGGTCGGTGGCGGCATCACCGGTGCGCTGATCGCCGACGAGCTGTCCCGGCACGGCCACGACGTTGCAGTGATCGAACAGCGCGACATCGGCTGGGGCAGCACCGCTGCCAGCACCGCGCTGCTGCAGTACGAGATCGATACCCATCTGCTGGAACTGACCGAGCGCTACGGGCAGGACGCCGCTGCACTGGCGTACCGGGCCTGTGCGGAGGCAATCCCGGCACTGGCCGAGGTGGCGCGCGGGGTGAAGGACGTGGATTTCCAGCGCATGGACAGCCTGTACCTGGCCAGCCGCCATCGCGACGTGCCGCGCCTGATGGCCGAAGGTGACGCACGGCGCGGCATCGGCCTGGATGCCCGCTGGCTGGGCCCGGAGGCACTGCGGGAGCGCTTCGACGTGGACGCCGGCGGTGCCCTGCTCACGCGCCAGGCGGCGCGGGTCGATCCCTATCGCCTGACCTATGCGCTGCTGCAACGCGTGCGCCGGCGCGGCGGCAATGTGCATGACCGTACGGTGCTGCACACGCTCACGCGCAGCGCGCGCGGTGTAACCGCAGACACCGAAGGTGGTGCCACGGTCCACGCCCGCCACGTCGTGCTGGCGATGGGCTACGCCAACCAGGCATGGCTGCAGCAGCGCGTCGCACGCAACCGCAGCAGCTACGCTTTCATCACCGATCCCATCGATGCGGACGTGCTCGGCCGCCTGCGCAACACGATGGTGTGGGAAAGCGCACGCCCCTACCTGTACCTGCGTGCGACCGGCGACCGCCGCCTGCTGGTGGGTGGGCTGGACGACGCCATCGATATCCCGGCCCGCCGCGACCGGCGCGTACAGCGCAAGGCCGACAAGCTGATGAAACAGCTGCTGCACTGGTTCCCACGGCTGGACCCGGTGCCGGCCTTCTCCTGGGCCGGGACCTTCGCCGAAACTGCCGACGGCCTGCCGTTCTTCGGCCCCCACGCGCAGTGGGGCCCACGGGTGCATTTCGCCATGGCCTACGGCGGCAACGGCATCACCTATTCGATGATCGGCGCCCAGGTGCTGCGGGCCCGGATCGAGCGGCGCAAGCATGCGCTGGAGGGGCTGTTCGGGTTCGGCCGGTTGTAG
- a CDS encoding accessory factor UbiK family protein, whose protein sequence is MIDLNQIDDLARRLSDLVPPGLRESREELQATFKSALQAGLAKLDLVTREEFEVQRAVLLKTREKLDALETAVRELEGRGAAE, encoded by the coding sequence ATGATCGACCTGAACCAAATCGATGACCTCGCCCGTCGCCTCAGCGACCTGGTGCCGCCGGGCCTGCGCGAATCGCGCGAGGAACTGCAGGCCACCTTCAAGAGCGCGCTGCAGGCCGGCCTGGCCAAGCTCGACCTGGTCACCCGCGAGGAGTTCGAAGTGCAGCGCGCCGTGCTGCTGAAAACCCGCGAGAAGCTGGATGCGCTGGAAACCGCCGTGCGCGAACTTGAAGGGCGCGGCGCCGCAGAATAG